The DNA window CCTCACGCCGATGCAGGACCGGTCTCTCGTGTCGACGGGGGATCGGAGATGCACCGGTGGATCACCAGTACGCCTCCAAAGAGGTAACATCTTCAAGATGTTGAGAGCAAATTCAAAGTGCGAATGCTACTCCCGGCCGTCTGCTTTGTCAAGGGGGAAAATGTGGTTGGACGAATCCGCGTGCTGGCCGGAACTATCTAACACGGCGCTTCGTCATGTGACGAAGCATTTCAACTGAATCCTATGTGTGGAGGTTGGTCGTGAACAGAAAACTATGGGCTCTGGCGACGCTGTTGATGGTGACGGCGCCCGTGTGGGGTGCGGCCGAAACGTACACCATCGATCCGGTGCATAGCAGTGTGGATTTCACCGTGCGCTACATGATGCTCTCGAATGTGCGGGGCAGCTTCAACACGTTTGAGGGGAACATCGTCTACGATCCCGAGGACATCACGAAGTCTTCGGTGAACGTGACCATCAAGGTGGCGAGCATCGATACGGCCAACGAGAAGCGGGACGAGCACCTGCGCAATCCCGACTTCTTCGACGCGGCCGCCTATCCGGACATAACCTTTAAAAGCACCCAGGTGGCCAAGAAGGGGGACGGCTACGTGGCCACTGGCACGCTCACCATGCGCGGTGTCGCCAAAACGGTGAGCATCCCGTTCGACATTGTAGGCAAGATGAAAGACATGCAGGGCAAGACCCGGCTGGGCGTGCAAGGCAGGGTGAAACTGAACCGGATGGACTACGGGGTCTCCTGGAGCCGCGCCCTGGACACAGGCGGTGTGGTGGTGGGCGAGGAGGTGACCGTGGATCTGGACATCCAGGGGGTGCAGGTGAAATAATAGGGCCATCCCCTTCCGGGAGGTGGCTCGATGTCGTCGACTCTGCAATCTGAGTCGCACAAGGCGAATGCAACTTGGTTCAATCCGTTCGTGGTGACGGCCGCCGTAGTGGCGGCCGTCGCTGTTTGGTTCCTGTGGGCGCCCCGGCTGCACGCGGCCGATCGCGTGACGGGCCGGATGTTCGCCACCCGTTCCGAGGTGGTCGGCACCCACGGTATGGTGGCCACCAGCCAGCCGCTGGCCGCCCAGGTCGGCATTGATGTGCTCAAGCGGGGCGGTTCGGCGGTCGACGCCGCCATTGCGGTGAATGCGGCACTCGGGTTGATGGAGCCCACCGGTGCCGGCATCGGCGGGGATCTGTTTGCCCTGGTCTGGGATAACGGCGCCAGGCGGCTGTACGGACTCAACGCCAGCGGGCCCGCCCCCGGCGCCCTGACGCTGAAGCATTTTCAGACTCATGGGATTACCCGGATGCCGGCATACGGTCCGCTCCCCTGGACGGTGCCCGGCTGCGTGGACGGCTGGTTCGCGCTCCACGGCAAATTCGGCCGGCTGCCCATGCGAGACGTGCTTCAGCCGGCCATCGGGTATGCCGAGGAGGGCTTCCCGCTGTCCGAGCTGATCGCGTATTACTGGGACCGCGGTGTCCGGGCGTTCAAGGACCGGGACAACTTCCAGAAGCTGTTCGCCCCGGGCGGCCAGGCGCCTCGGAAGGGCGACATCTTCCGCAATCCCGAGCTGGCCCGGACCTACCGGCTGCTGGCCGAGAAAGGACGGGATGCGTACTACCGCGGCGAAGTCGCCGATCGGATCGTCGCCTACTCAGGGCAAGTGGGCGGCTTCTTTGCGAAGGCGGATTTCGAGAACTACCGCAGCGAATGGGTGGAGCCGATCGCGGTGACCTACCGCGGGTATCAGGTCTGGGAGCTGCCGCCCAACGGGCAGGGGCTGGCGGTCCTCCAGATGCTGCGCATGCTGGAGCTGGTGGACCTTAAGGCCATGGGACACAATTCCGCCGAATATCTTCACACCCAGATCGAAGTCAAGAAGATCGTATACGAGGACCGTGCGGATCTCTATGCCGATCCACGCTTCGCCGAGGTGCCCGTGGCGCGCCTCCTGTCGGACGACTACGTGACCGAACGGATGAAGCTGTTCAATCCGCTGGCGGCCAGCCGGAAGATCGCCCCGCGCGCCGATACCGTCTTGCGCCACGGCGACACG is part of the Acidobacteriota bacterium genome and encodes:
- a CDS encoding polyisoprenoid-binding protein; this encodes MVTAPVWGAAETYTIDPVHSSVDFTVRYMMLSNVRGSFNTFEGNIVYDPEDITKSSVNVTIKVASIDTANEKRDEHLRNPDFFDAAAYPDITFKSTQVAKKGDGYVATGTLTMRGVAKTVSIPFDIVGKMKDMQGKTRLGVQGRVKLNRMDYGVSWSRALDTGGVVVGEEVTVDLDIQGVQVK
- the ggt gene encoding gamma-glutamyltransferase, which produces MSSTLQSESHKANATWFNPFVVTAAVVAAVAVWFLWAPRLHAADRVTGRMFATRSEVVGTHGMVATSQPLAAQVGIDVLKRGGSAVDAAIAVNAALGLMEPTGAGIGGDLFALVWDNGARRLYGLNASGPAPGALTLKHFQTHGITRMPAYGPLPWTVPGCVDGWFALHGKFGRLPMRDVLQPAIGYAEEGFPLSELIAYYWDRGVRAFKDRDNFQKLFAPGGQAPRKGDIFRNPELARTYRLLAEKGRDAYYRGEVADRIVAYSGQVGGFFAKADFENYRSEWVEPIAVTYRGYQVWELPPNGQGLAVLQMLRMLELVDLKAMGHNSAEYLHTQIEVKKIVYEDRADLYADPRFAEVPVARLLSDDYVTERMKLFNPLAASRKIAPRADTVLRHGDTVFLSVVDKDLNAVALIQSNYMGFGSGMVPDGLGFCLHDRGALFSLEPGHPNVIAPGKRPFHTIIPGFVTRDNEPVFSFGVMGGDMQPMGHVQVLCNLIDFGMNVQEAGDSPRWRHEGSTDPAGGERMGDGGTVFLESGIAPEVVRELVARGHRVATGRGGFGGYQGIQIDPRRGVLFGGSESRSDGAAIGY